One segment of Olsenella uli DSM 7084 DNA contains the following:
- a CDS encoding SDR family NAD(P)-dependent oxidoreductase: MAFDFTGKTAIVTGGAGGIGSEIAKGIVEGGGHVVVTDINEEAGREFVSSLGEGSHFYKLNIADADEVRSTVGRIVSDIPGINVLINVAGIISAKPFEDIDDAEWNRTIGINLTGTFTMCSAIFPHLREIGGGRIVNVSSVAGKLGGGLLGTAAYASSKAGVNGLTKAIAKEGGEYGISCNAVCPSFTITGMTTALQDDPEKNAKVIGMIPLGRAACPSEPAQMVLFFAYDLASFVNGEIGDCDGGIVMDG; this comes from the coding sequence ATGGCGTTTGACTTCACAGGCAAGACCGCCATCGTCACCGGCGGAGCCGGTGGCATCGGCAGCGAGATCGCCAAGGGCATCGTCGAGGGCGGCGGCCACGTCGTCGTGACCGACATCAACGAGGAAGCCGGCAGGGAGTTCGTCTCGTCCCTGGGCGAGGGCAGCCACTTCTACAAACTCAACATCGCCGATGCGGACGAGGTCCGTTCGACCGTGGGGCGGATCGTCAGTGACATCCCGGGTATCAACGTCCTCATCAACGTCGCGGGCATCATCTCGGCCAAGCCCTTCGAGGACATCGACGACGCCGAATGGAACCGCACCATCGGCATCAACCTCACAGGCACCTTCACCATGTGCAGTGCCATCTTCCCCCACCTCAGGGAGATTGGCGGAGGGCGCATCGTCAACGTCTCGTCCGTGGCCGGCAAGCTCGGCGGCGGCCTTCTGGGCACCGCGGCCTATGCGTCTTCCAAGGCCGGCGTCAACGGCCTCACCAAGGCAATCGCCAAGGAGGGCGGCGAGTACGGCATCTCCTGCAACGCCGTGTGCCCCTCGTTCACCATCACGGGCATGACCACCGCACTCCAAGATGACCCCGAGAAGAACGCCAAGGTCATCGGTATGATTCCCCTCGGTCGCGCCGCATGCCCGTCCGAGCCTGCCCAAATGGTGCTGTTCTTCGCGTACGACCTTGCCAGCTTCGTCAACGGCGAGATCGGCGACTGCGACGGCGGCATCGTGATGGACGGCTAA
- a CDS encoding 2-keto-3-deoxygluconate permease, with product MPEATAVLQQRGGFFKKLGKIPGANILVPLLSACVINTFFPQAFALGDNLLGLSSMVILAACSGANNSLYAGLMGDYGTEVERGAVAITTLVVGPPVTMIALGAAGQAPLGWSLLGAVLPIIVGIILGNAFPSLKKTLSAALPGIIMIVFFAMGSTMTLGQIADVGLPGILLGVICSVGGAIINVCADRLTGVRASREQPSRAARAPTWQPPQPWRRSTPRSSAAPSSLPQVHKARLAPMAWDRVREFSRVRSLSSPQGPQARGK from the coding sequence ATGCCAGAAGCAACCGCCGTACTCCAGCAGAGGGGAGGCTTCTTCAAGAAGCTCGGCAAGATTCCCGGGGCCAACATCCTCGTCCCCTTGCTCAGCGCCTGCGTCATCAACACCTTCTTCCCCCAGGCGTTCGCGCTGGGTGACAACCTGCTGGGCCTCTCCTCCATGGTCATCCTCGCCGCCTGCTCGGGAGCCAACAACTCGCTCTACGCCGGTCTCATGGGCGACTATGGCACCGAGGTCGAGCGTGGTGCCGTGGCCATCACCACGCTGGTCGTCGGGCCTCCGGTCACCATGATCGCCCTCGGAGCCGCCGGACAGGCGCCCCTTGGTTGGAGCCTTCTGGGAGCCGTGCTACCGATCATCGTGGGCATCATCCTTGGCAACGCCTTCCCCAGCCTCAAGAAGACCCTCTCGGCAGCGCTGCCTGGCATCATCATGATCGTCTTCTTCGCCATGGGATCGACCATGACCCTGGGCCAGATCGCCGATGTCGGCCTGCCCGGCATCCTGCTGGGCGTCATCTGCTCCGTGGGCGGCGCCATCATCAACGTCTGCGCCGACCGCCTCACGGGGGTACGGGCGTCGCGGGAGCAGCCATCTCGAGCTGCACGGGCGCCAACGTGGCAACCCCCGCAGCCATGGCGACGGTCAACGCCGAGAAGTTCGGCGGCGCCGTCCTCGCTGCCGCAAGTGCATAAGGCTCGCCTCGCCCCTATGGCATGGGACCGGGTCCGAGAGTTCTCTCGGGTCCGGTCCCTTTCATCACCTCAGGGGCCTCAAGCTCGAGGTAAATGA